The Crocosphaera subtropica ATCC 51142 genome includes a window with the following:
- a CDS encoding glycosyltransferase family 2 protein: MSFNLNQVEISIIVPCYNEEEGLDRLFERLFTVLNHLNLSYEIVCIDDGSRDRTLEGLIDYHRRYSAIKVISLSRNFGKDIALTAGLENAQGQAIIPIDADLQDPPELIEQLIEKWRQGYDVVYGKRRSRQGESWVKRTTANAFYRIISRISSVPIPRDTGDFRLLDRRVVDAIKTMPERTRFMKGLFAWVGFKQTYILYDRPNRLQGTTKWNYWKLWNFALDGITSFSLVPLKVWSYLGLFLSVLAFTYGSFLIIRTIILGIDVPGYASLMVTMLFIGGVQLITLGILGEYLGRIYEETKQRPLYLIRERYGFHEDFHSRELESSKLS, encoded by the coding sequence ATGTCATTTAATCTCAATCAAGTGGAAATATCAATTATTGTACCTTGTTATAATGAGGAAGAAGGTCTTGATCGGCTCTTTGAAAGACTGTTTACCGTATTAAACCACCTCAATTTATCCTATGAAATTGTCTGTATAGATGATGGTAGTCGAGATCGGACCCTAGAGGGTTTAATTGATTATCATCGTCGTTATTCAGCCATAAAAGTCATTAGTCTCTCTCGTAATTTTGGTAAGGATATTGCTTTAACCGCAGGGTTAGAAAATGCTCAAGGTCAGGCTATTATTCCCATTGATGCTGATTTACAAGATCCCCCTGAATTAATTGAACAATTAATTGAGAAATGGCGACAAGGATACGATGTGGTCTATGGAAAACGTCGCTCACGACAAGGAGAAAGTTGGGTAAAAAGAACGACCGCCAACGCTTTTTATCGGATCATTAGCCGTATCAGTAGTGTTCCCATTCCCCGTGATACGGGAGATTTTCGGTTACTGGATAGACGGGTGGTAGATGCCATCAAAACCATGCCAGAACGGACTCGTTTTATGAAGGGTTTATTTGCTTGGGTGGGGTTTAAACAGACTTATATCTTATACGATCGCCCTAATCGACTCCAAGGAACCACCAAATGGAATTACTGGAAGTTATGGAATTTTGCCTTAGATGGGATTACTTCGTTTAGTTTAGTTCCTTTAAAAGTTTGGAGTTATTTAGGGTTATTTTTATCCGTGTTGGCTTTCACCTATGGCAGTTTTCTAATTATTAGAACCATTATTTTAGGGATTGATGTACCAGGATATGCGTCTTTGATGGTAACAATGCTTTTTATTGGGGGTGTACAATTAATTACTTTAGGAATTCTCGGAGAATATTTAGGTCGCATTTACGAAGAAACCAAACAACGCCCCCTGTATTTAATTCGAGAACGCTATGGATTTCATGAGGATTTCCATTCTAGGGAGTTAGAAAGCTCAAAATTAAGCTAA